Part of the Brassica oleracea var. oleracea cultivar TO1000 chromosome C8, BOL, whole genome shotgun sequence genome is shown below.
CTTTTCTATTTTTCTGTTATTCTTTTTCTTCTCTTGTCTTCTCAGATGGCTCTCGTAACCTGCAATTGTTTGTTCAATTGGTTTCTCTTGGATGAATCTCTATTTCTCTGTGTCTCTGTCTCTATTGAATCTAATTTTTTTTGTTTTTGGTAGGTCGTGAGCAGAGATGTTGGTCCGTGGTCGTGAGCAGCTGTGAGCAGAATCGCCGGAAGTGAACCCATGACGAATCAGAGACTCCGCCGGTGAGGATCAGAAGAATAAGAAGACGCCGTGGCCACACCAGTCAATCTTCCTGTTTCGGGTGGTGAAGGAAGATGATGACGTGGTGCCTTAAGGCGGTGTGTCTTTTTTTTTAGGTTTAGATTTTTTTTTTTGGTTTAGTGTATACCTAAAATTGAGATGGTTTGATTTTATTTTTTTAATTTATGGTTTAGTTTTGTAAACCAAAATGTATTTGTAAGCCACTTTTAATTAATAAATAAATAAGTCTATGAACGAACCACGAGGGTAAAATCAAACTACCAAAGCTCATTTTGTAAGGTAAATTTATGTCAAGCTACTTCACTTCTGTCTCCGTTGTATATGGAGTGTCAACAATTCGTGTTTGTTTGTTTGTATTTTTCTTAGTGTTGAGTATGGAAATTACTTGGAAACGAGTTATTTATCTCATGGTTTCTTTTTCTCAAAACACTTTTGAGGGATCACTTGATGAAAATTTTGATCAACATTTTGATCGAACCTTTGAGAATTTTTCCATTCATTACCTTTGAGAAATTTTCCATTCAACCTCGGATTTTTTTTTTGAATTATTCTCGATTATTGTACTAATCTTTGTTTTTATGTTTTTTTAATCTATGTTTTAAATGTTATATTTTAATATGTTTTATTTAATAAATAAAAATTTTATTAAATTTTTTTTTTAAAAACCCCTAATTAAAAAACTCCCATTGGACCGATCAAAATGAGAGTTTCTTAACTTGGGTTCTTAACCCCACTTAAGTACATTTAAAATATAAAATAATCATTAAGAAACCCACTTAAGGATCATGGGATAATCATGGTCTAAAAGCACGTGGATTAGAATCATGTGAAAGCTCAAACTCTTATCATGCTTGGATACGATGAAGTCCCGTAGAGTATTTTGTTTTTTGTCATCATAATTAAAAACCATTATTAGCGAGTTAATGACGCACATGAGACGTGTTTAGCAGTTTATGTTCCGTTAAACAAACATTTGGACTATATTAAAAAGTGTCTCGCAGTTATAAAGAACCCTTAATTGTGGAAATGGTGTTTGTCGAACCCACGAATGCATCAATGCGCGTCACGATAATCTCATGCATTGAACTTTGATTTAATAAGGATGAAAATTAAATAAACTATGGTTTTTATAAAATTCAATGTACTCACGTTCTATTTTTTAAAAGAAAAAAATGTTCTTATCCGGTTAATCAGAACATGTATCTCTTGTCTACATCCATCTAACTCCTTAAATCTAGGCCTTAATGCATTTATTAAAAGAATAACATGATATGTATCAATGTATGAAACCATGTCACTTCAACAAGTGCTTACATGGAGTATTGGTCCTCTCGATTTTCTGCTTCAATGTTGCTCAATTTTGTGTTTCAATGAAGTTTTAATTCTTGTTAGCTGATGAATCTGTACATAAACCATGTTTTGTTTGTTTTTCATTCAATAAAACTTACCACTTATACACTGATTAAGTATATGATATGAAGCTAAATAAATCACACCTGTGGATATATATATCTTCTCCACATATTAGTCATTTTAATTCGATAACTAAAATCCAGCAATGATATATATATATATATGAAAAACAGATAGTATATACTTTGGAACAATACAAATTTAATTATAACACACCCAGCAAAAAAATCCGAGCAGAGATTCAAAACCAACACTTTGACCAAGTGTCTGCGTGACACGTGGATTTGTCTGCTTCATCAACAACATCTTTAACCACACTGTCTCATCATTCCACCATCTCCGTTATTTATAAAACAAAATACCAACTCTTCTTCTTCTTCGTCGAATATCTTCAATTAATTAATAATAAATTCCTCTATATATATGCACACACACGTTCAAATCATTAGTCACCTGCTTAGATAAAAATCATAGAGAGATAAATAGTAACCCAACAGAAAAAATGAGAAGAGGTAGAAGAAGCTCATCGTCTTCATCGATAGAAAGTAGCTGCAAAAGCAACCCATTTGGTGGCTCTTCGAGTAATAATACTCGGAACCTAAGCACTGACCTGAGGCTCGGACTCAGCTTCGGCTCATCGTCCGGTCAATATTACAACGGCGGAGAAAATCATGAATATGAAGTCGTTGCGGCTGCTGATCATGAAATGATCATGGAAGAAGAGCAAGAAGAAGATCAAAATGAGTGTAATAGTCTTGGAAGCTTCTACGTGAAGGTTAACATGGAAGGAGTTCCAATTGGAAGAAAGATCGATCTATATTCCCTTAGTGGGTATCATGATCTGATTACAACGCTTGATTACATGTTCAACGCCTCAATCCTATGTAAGAATCTATCTTTGCATGTAGACCATAACCCACTTTATAGTTTTTGTTTAGAGAGATTCGTCAATGATATAACAAAGTCGATATAATTACGCATATATCTTTTCATTTTGGCTCTTTTTTACTAAAGAATATGATCATTTCTATCTAGATAGTTATAGTTATATATTTTTGCATGTAGACCGTAACACATTATATATATGAATTACGATGATTTATGTGTGCAAGAAGAGTGAGAGTATAGTGGTCGAGGAGTCAATGATAGTGAAAACTGAAACAGGGGCTGAGGAAGAAGAGATGTGTAGTGAGAAAAGTCATGTGCTAACATACGCAGACAAGGAAGATGACTGGATGATGGTTGGAGATGTTCCTTGGGAGTAAGAACTTTAAAAAAAAATTATTCTNNNNNNNNNNNNNNNNNNNNNNNNNNNNNNNNNNNNNNNNNNNNNNNNNNNNNNNNNNNNNNNNNNNNNNNNNNNNNNNNNNNNNNNNNNNNNNNNNNNNACAATCAACCACAACCCGTAACCAGACTCACTCCTATCGGAAAAATTTCGGTTATATAAAGAATATGATCATTTCTATCTAGATAGTTATAGTTATATATTTTTGCATGTAGACCGTAACACATTATATATATGAATTACGATGATTTATGTGTGCAAGAAGAGTGAGAGTATAGTGGTCGAGGAGTCAATGATAGTGAAAACTGAAACAGGGGCTGAGGAAGAAGAGATGTGTAGAAAGTCATGTGCTAACATACGCAGACAAGGAAGATGACTGGATGATTGTTGGAGATGTTCCTTGGGAGTAAGAACTTTAAAAAAAAATTATTCTCTAATTAAGCACATTGTAATTTTGATTAATAACTATAATATAATGATGTAGAAGTCTAATGGGGATTTAATTGATTATTGTGTAGGATGTTCTTGTCTAGCGTGAGAAGACTGAAGATCTCAAGAGCTTATCACTACTGATTTGACCAATACAGTGTGGCAAGTAGTTAGTTTTGTCATGATGTAAATCACTTTGTCGGAGATTTTATTCAAAATTTTTGTTTCTAGTTTTATTACGTAATGTTTTTATTCGGTTATAACTTGCAAGGATGAATTTTTCTTTCAGATCCTTCGTTAGAAGGTTCATGTTTTGTTGTTTATTAGATTTTTTTCTTATTTCAAAAAATCCCTAGCGATAATAAAACCAAATATTATATGAATCGATTTGGTACAATATTATCGTATTATTAATCAAATCTATCTTCCATTTATATAAATAAAAAATCTAAGTTGTGTTTTATCACAAACAATATTTTCAGTTGAGTTTTTTTTTCTCTATTTATTTGGAAATTCTCGAATGATTTGAGGTATAATAATGATTTTTAACCAAACACTGATAGTTAAGAGTTTTGTTATTTAAAAAAAAAATTCAATCGAGATATGATAAATTATTGCCAAGGAAACAAAACTTCAGTTACAAAGACTCATGTAGGAGATATATTACACTTGTTAGTAGCCCTGAGAATTTTATCCGAGATGCGGATTCGATCCGAGATCCGAAAATCCATATATCCGGAGGGGCCGAATCCGGATCCGGATAGTAAAATGTTGGATCCGTCAAACCTAGATCCAGATCCGGATATCTTGATTTTTTAGTTCGGATATTTGGATCCGTAAGTTTTATTAAAAACTATTTCAAAAATAATAATATCTATATATAAAAAACTAATTTTATTTGATATATTTTCATTTTTATAATAGTATATATAAATATTATGTAAATTTTGTAATACTATACATATAAATATTTAAAACATTATATATATTTTTTATTTTTAAATTATTGTTAATATTTTATATATATTAATATTATTTTTTATTTATTTTAAAGATCGAAATCCGGATCCGGATAACCGCCGGATATTACAATTTTTAGAGGATATCCGAGAATCCCGGATTCGAATAAGAATAGTAAAATTATGGATTCGCCGGATAAAGATCTGGATCCGGATATCTTAAAAGAAAGAGAAAGAACAAAAGCATCACTTACAAAAACGAAACCTCTTATAGAAATAAAATTGAAGGAAAATTTATGAAGATGTTTCTTCACCCTCAAGCAAACTGTGTTTTCCCCTTTAAAGGTCAAACTTCATTAACGTACCAAAAAAACAACCATGGTGATCTACTTAAACCACTTGACGTCTCAACATTATTCTCTGACAACCCAAAACAATCAGAGCTATGCTCCGGGAAGATACTCTCTTCAAAAGAATCACAACTAATCTCCGGCGAAACCCACTGCGAGTAGCCTCTAACATTAGAGCATCTCCATGGAGCTTGCTTCGAGTTCTTCTTCACCCTAAGAGTAACATTAAGGAAACATATATTCTTGAACTCATCTCCTTCTATACCTTCAAGAAGACCCGCAACACCGATATCTTCACCACTAACATTCTCAAAAGTGATCTTCTCTATAGCCGGAAGTGCCTTAGTATCAAAGTTCCCATCAGGATGTTCACCGTACTTACCCGTGAACCTAATAGCTTTCTGCACGTTATCGAGCTTCACGTTTGAGACGTGCACGTTTCTTACGTAGCCGCCTCGTCCAGGAGAAGTCTTGATTCTGATTCCAGTGTTGGAGTTGAATAGATGCAAGTCTTTGATGTAGATGTCAGATACACCTCCTGACATTTCACTCCCTATGGCTATTCCTGAGCTTGAAGTAGTTTGACCCGTTAACCTATTGATCTTGATCTTCGAGCTTGGTCTTGCGTAGGAGATTCCATACTCGTCCCATCCGCTTTTTATCGATACTAAATCATCTCCGGTAACTATGTAACAATCCTCTATGCAAACGTTAGTTGATGAGTCTGCATGAAGCGAAAATGGTGAGACCATCTCTCATATCTTAACTAGAGGAGTAAATTTACAATGGAACTGATGAATCGAAAGCTTTAAAAGATAGATTAGTAGTTCTTTGTTTCTGAGAATACTAAAAAAACTAGAATATTCACAAGGTTATTAAATGTTATTCAGATAAACCGAAACTTATGAAAATCTATTTAGATCTACTGAAAACAAAGAATAAAACAATCACTTTTATTAATCAAATCATAAAACCATAAATTTATTTATATAAAACCTACAAAACTATGTAAATCTAATCCTAATTAAAATAGGAATTTTTTTTTTAAATACAAATAAATAGTAAGTATCCTAATTCTAGGCTCCACTAACAACTCACCTGGATCAACTCCATCTGTGTTTGGAGAGTCAAGAGGAGCCAAGATTGTGAGATTCTTTACAAAAACATCTCTGTTCAGACAACAAGAAACATCCATATCAGAACACATGATTAACCGGACTCAAGTAGCATTAGATAAGTGTGACTTGACCTGCAGTAAACAGGATGAATATTCCAAAACGGTGAATTCAAGAAAGTGAGGTTGGAGATGATAAGACCAGTAGCGTTTATGAGTTCAACAAGATGAGGTCTTGTATAGTTTAGCTCTCCATTTCTAAACCAATCCCACCATATACTTCCTTGACCATCTATTGTCCCGTTCTCACCTATGATCACACTATCATCAGACTAACATCAACGGTTCAAAGCATCCCTATAATAAGTTGTTATATTAGTTAGTACCTGTGATGACAACATCAGTGAGATTCTGACCATATATAAGACTCCTATGCCTTCTACCAGGCAACTCTCTTCCTCGCCCATATGATGGCAATGGATCAACCACAGGCCAGTTCTCCGAGTTCTATAAAGAGAAAGTACTTAAGACATTAACATGTATGCTTGAAATGATGTAAAAAGAGGCAGAGACTTGCCGTTGACCCGAGAATGGTTGCACCCTTGTCTAGCCATAACGTTAGGTGACTGATAAGGTCGAAACTACCGGTAAGCCACTGACCAGCGGGAACAAAAAGCTTGGCACCACCTTTGTCAGAGAAAGTGTTGAGGTAGAACAAAGCATTCTGAAAGGCTTTAGTGTTTAGTGTGACTCCATCTCCAACGGCTCCAAACTCTGTGATGGATACGCTGTGAGGCCGGTGAAGAATCTGTGAATTGGAATATTCACAGTGCAGGCTGCCTCCAAGGCTGCACCAAGCACCATAGAATGCATGTACTAAGAGCACATACGAGAGCTGCAAATAGCCAACATCAAAAACCAACATTGTATGATGTTCACAGGTCTCAAGCCTAATGAAACTTAAAATAGCTCATGAACAATGGATACACAGTTAGGTGAGAGCTACATTTCATCTCTATAAGCAAGCAAACACCAGATCAGGATTCAGGAAGAAAGAGGATATTCTGAACAGTAAAAATATTGGTTTCTTGTAAAACTCTCAACCTTTTTGAACAAGATTGCAGATCTTGAACAGATAAGACATGGCATTACCATATTTGAGAGACAGGGGCAGTGGAACTTAACTATGTTATGTTTTTAAAAAAAGAGGAATAAAACTTACAAGGAAGGATATCTTCATATGAATGGAAGATCTGTAATCTCCTTCAGCTCCAGAAACCTAAGTCTTCTTGACAAACAATCTCAGCTTCTTTTGGGCTTCTCTCTCTCTCTCTCTTGTAGACTGTAAGAAAAATCAAAACATTGAAAGATGAGTTTTCTCTCTCTCTCTCTCATGTGATTGAATGCAAGTTGCAAAGAGTGATAAGATGGGGGACAGTGGTGAGAGAGGAAACAGGGGAACCCACACTAAACAGCAAGCATCATTGAAAGTGACCGTTTGTGCCCGCCAAAAGTTCAAGCAGTAGTTTTAGTTGTAGGTCCTTTCTTCTTCTTCTAAACCTTATCCGTACGCAAACGGCTAAACCCGAGAAACGGGAAAGCATCTAATTCAAGTACTTTTAATAATCAAATATTAAAGAAGAATAACATTCGATGGAACCTAAGATGTCTGGAGATTACCTTATTCGAGATGTTCTGTTATAAACAGACAGTGAGGGGTCACATATACAAAAAGCCAGAAAGAAAGACAGAGAAGTTAGACCAGTCTGTAAAATGAACACTAAGGAATCATTTTTTGTTCCTTTTTCTTTTTGAATCAAATGTGATCAGTTATCACGAGAAGATGAAGAAGATGACGGATCACGTGACACGTGGATCTCTTGACTATTTGAGAGTTGACTCTGCTACTGTAATTACTCGTTTTTTTTTTCTTTTTTTTTCAGTTACTTAATTGCTGCAGTTAAGGAAAAGAACAAAAAATCGGGAATAAAATTCAGAAGTGCTTCTACACATGTGCTAGAGTAACAATTACTACTAACAAACATAATTAATGAGCATTTTATAGTTCCAACATTTTTAATACTATTTGACATTTTTTATGTGTTCACGAAATTAGAGAGAATTAGTAAGACAGACAAGAGTAATGAGACGACTTTGTTGTCTATAAAAGAACAATACGACACCCATAATTACTACACTTAATTATCCCTTCAAGAGATTACCATACCTACCATCATGGACCTGAGTATGATTTTAAGTACCCAAAAAGTTACTCATTTTTTTTTATAAAAGGACATAAATAAATTTGTGCATCCTTTTAAAACAGAGCTTTATGGTGAATTATTATAGCAGGAAAAAGCTTAGCTTATAGAACAGAACGTTAGTATATATCACATTGCACCTGAGACTCCAAGGCTTATTAGCTAACACCCAAGGAACAAGTACCACCTAGAATTGTACATACCTTGAGCCCCAACTTATTCAACTAAATTCCCACAAGCAGTAGATTTCAGAGCTATTTTTTCCTTTCTCAAACAGTTCTTTTGAATTAAAAAAACATCGTTTTGGTAGTTCATAGTGCAATCACAGTAATGAAACTAAAATAGCTTTCAGTCAAAATATCAAATCACAGCACAATGAACTTGAGATAGTCTTCACAAAGTAAATTTCATGAACTGAACAAAAACTTGGTGAACAACACTTAGTAACTCCTGCCCCAATAGGTCCATTTCTTCGCAGGCTTTCCAGATGCAAAGCAGAGAGTGCCTGTACAACCACACAAAAAAAAACAACAGTGAATGAGAGAGAAATTGATGAGAATATTTTCTCAAGAGAGATTAAAAGATTCTCTGTTTCTAACCTTCAGGGAGCTCTGGCTGTTCAAATGGAGAGCAGAGGGTTTTAGCTGCTCCAGTTTCACCTTTAGTACGTGCCTTGACATCTCTCTCCACTTCCTGCAAATAGTATGATTTTAAGGGAATTAAATGTATGCATTCTTTCTCACAATTGATTTCCCTGAAGAAGGTTTTTTATAACGCACCTCTTCATCACACCAGGGAGCTAAGATGAGCTTCTTTTTGTTGAGTGCTACGATAAACTCGTCCCAAGTCTTAATTTCTTCAACACAGGCTTCCCTCTTTTGCTTCGCCACTTCATACATGTTTGCCTGGATCTTCTCAAGCAGTTCCTTCACATGTTCCACTAAGCTACCTCTTGGGATATCTTCCTTAACTCCATTGTCCCGTCTCACAGTTCTGACCTATAGCCATGCAAAAACAAAGATATAATGAAATTGGTTTAGCCACAGTCTTCCCAAGTATAAACCGAGAGATATTCAACACGTTAAACCAGGCTGACCTGGTCGTTTTCCAGATCACGGGGTCCAATCTCAATTCTCAAAGGGACACCCTTCATTTCCCAGTTTGAATACTTCCAACCAGGAGAGTAGTTGTCCCTTAAATCTTCTTCGGCACGGATACCGGCTTCACTCAAGGCAGCCACAGTAGCGGTACAAGCATCGAAAATTCCTTGTGTATTAGCATCTTTGTAAGGAACAGGGATCACAACAACTTGCACAGATGCTACTTTAGGAGGAAGTATCAGGCCTTTGTCATCTCCATGAGTCATAATCATTACTCCAATCTATGCAAGGTACCAAGTTGAAAAGTTAATATGCGGTAGAGAAACCGCAAGGAGAGAATAAACCTAGGTGAATAAAAAATAGCACAAGACTTACCGTCCTGGTACTGTAGGCCCAAGAATTCTGCCACACCATCTCAGTCTCTCCTTTC
Proteins encoded:
- the LOC106310890 gene encoding auxin-responsive protein IAA30-like, giving the protein MRRGRRSSSSSSIESSCKSNPFGGSSSNNTRNLSTDLRLGLSFGSSSGQYYNGGENHEYEVVAAADHEMIMEEEQEEDQNECNSLGSFYVKVNMEGVPIGRKIDLYSLSGYHDLITTLDYMFNASILWAEEEEMCSEKSHVLTYADKEDDWMMVGDVPWEMFLSSVRRLKISRAYHY
- the LOC106311841 gene encoding probable polygalacturonase — encoded protein: MKISFLLSYVLLVHAFYGAWCSLGGSLHCEYSNSQILHRPHSVSITEFGAVGDGVTLNTKAFQNALFYLNTFSDKGGAKLFVPAGQWLTGSFDLISHLTLWLDKGATILGSTNSENWPVVDPLPSYGRGRELPGRRHRSLIYGQNLTDVVITGENGTIDGQGSIWWDWFRNGELNYTRPHLVELINATGLIISNLTFLNSPFWNIHPVYCRDVFVKNLTILAPLDSPNTDGVDPDSSTNVCIEDCYIVTGDDLVSIKSGWDEYGISYARPSSKIKINRLTGQTTSSSGIAIGSEMSGGVSDIYIKDLHLFNSNTGIRIKTSPGRGGYVRNVHVSNVKLDNVQKAIRFTGKYGEHPDGNFDTKALPAIEKITFENVSGEDIGVAGLLEGIEGDEFKNICFLNVTLRVKKNSKQAPWRCSNVRGYSQWVSPEISCDSFEESIFPEHSSDCFGLSENNVETSSGLSRSPWLFFWYVNEV